Proteins from a genomic interval of Symmachiella macrocystis:
- a CDS encoding carbohydrate ABC transporter permease → MTNSSRQTRTGLLFVAPWLVGLLLLTIYPFLQSLYWSFCRYDLLSEPQWIGVENYRRLAAEIERGDEFGQALWNTVYYAALAVPGSVLLGVGLAVALNLRVRGQAVYRTLFFIPSIVPTVATSILWLWLLNPTRGLVNRLLAPTGWAPTWLNNAAEAFSPAQLWAGTAGLGSKDALALMTLWGVGNFMIIYLAALGNIPRELYEAAQLDGAGRVRQFMAVTLPHLTPVIFFNVVMGLVAAVQYFTQAYVVSGGSGGPEGSTRVLSLHIFLWGFKYLDAGYASAAAWVLFVLVAAVTLLLFRSARRWVHY, encoded by the coding sequence ATGACAAATTCCTCCCGCCAAACCCGAACCGGCTTGTTGTTCGTCGCACCCTGGTTGGTGGGTTTGTTGTTGTTGACCATATATCCGTTCTTGCAGTCGTTGTATTGGAGTTTTTGCCGCTACGACCTGTTGAGCGAACCGCAATGGATCGGTGTCGAAAACTATCGGCGGTTGGCAGCCGAGATCGAGCGGGGCGACGAGTTTGGGCAGGCGCTGTGGAACACGGTGTATTACGCGGCGCTGGCGGTGCCGGGCAGTGTGCTATTGGGTGTGGGATTGGCAGTGGCGCTCAATTTGCGGGTCAGGGGACAGGCGGTTTATCGCACGCTGTTTTTTATCCCCTCGATAGTGCCGACGGTGGCGACCTCGATCCTTTGGTTGTGGTTGCTGAATCCCACACGCGGCCTGGTGAACCGTCTGCTTGCGCCGACCGGATGGGCGCCCACTTGGCTGAATAACGCGGCCGAAGCGTTTAGCCCGGCTCAGTTGTGGGCGGGGACAGCGGGTCTCGGCTCGAAGGATGCGCTGGCCTTGATGACGCTGTGGGGGGTAGGAAACTTCATGATCATCTATCTGGCTGCCCTGGGGAATATTCCACGTGAGCTGTACGAGGCGGCCCAATTGGACGGGGCAGGCCGTGTGCGGCAATTTATGGCGGTGACGCTCCCGCATTTGACGCCGGTGATCTTTTTTAACGTCGTGATGGGGCTGGTGGCGGCCGTACAGTACTTCACGCAGGCCTATGTGGTCAGTGGCGGGAGCGGCGGTCCGGAAGGCTCGACACGGGTGCTTTCGCTACACATCTTCCTGTGGGGCTTTAAGTACCTGGATGCGGGTTACGCTAGTGCGGCGGCCTGGGTGCTGTTCGTGCTCGTGGCGGCTGTGACGTTACTGCTGTTCCGATCCGCACGCCGGTGGGTGCACTATTAG